The DNA region CGACCATCTTCTGCGCATTGGAAAAGTCCAGCCAGATATGGGGGTCTATCTTGCCGTGCTTATCTTTGTGTCCTTCCTGATGCCCCTTCTCTTTGTGATTATCGTGATCACTTTCTTCTGTGGCTTCAAGAAGCGTTATTCCTCTGCTTGTATCGACGACGATGAGTTTTTTGCTGTCCACACCTTTTATGATGCTTTCTACCCAGGGTTCCATGTATTGTCCGGTATAGATGAAGAGATCCGCCGCATTTATCTTAAGCATATCACCCGGTCTTGGCTCGAAGCTGTGCGCCTCGACCCCGGGGGGAAGGAGAAGGCTTACGTCTGCCCTGTCGCCGGTAATGTTCCTGGTAAAATCGTAAAGCGGGAAAAGGGTAGTGATTACCTGCAGTTTTGCCTGCCCGGCAATGGGTTGCTCCTTTTTCTGGCAGGCGCTTGTATTGAACAGGACAGCGAGGACAATGATACAGTAAAAAGGTATCTTTTGTTTCATATTCGTGCCTCATGATGAGATTGTCTTGGAAATGGAACATCCTTCGCATAGTCCGTAGACCTGCAGCAGGTGTGAAACAACATGGCCCTTCAGATTATTTTTGACCTCTTTCTCAATTTCGCTGGCGCCGCAAAACGAGAGGTCCTCGACCTTTTTACAGGAGACGCAGATAAAGTGATGGTGATGACTGGCGTTCCTGCAGAGGTAGTAGTAGAGCTTGCGGTCAGGGTGGATGATCTTGATGAGGACGCCGCCGTTGGCGAGGTGTTCGAGATTGCGGTAGACCGTTGGAAGGCCTATGCTCTTAAAACGTTTCTTCATCCTCTGCCATACCTCTTCCGGCCCCAGGTATCCTGATTCGGCAGCGAGGATATCGA from Syntrophorhabdaceae bacterium includes:
- a CDS encoding metal ABC transporter substrate-binding protein — encoded protein: MKQKIPFYCIIVLAVLFNTSACQKKEQPIAGQAKLQVITTLFPLYDFTRNITGDRADVSLLLPPGVEAHSFEPRPGDMLKINAADLFIYTGQYMEPWVESIIKGVDSKKLIVVDTSRGITLLEATEESDHDNHKEKGHQEGHKDKHGKIDPHIWLDFSNAQKMVDNIVNRLIEKDPARKDYYMKNAEVYKAKLDELDKRFKDALSICKKDTFIHGGHFAFNYLARRYNLKYLSAYHGSPDSEPTPQRIIELKRKIERLGIQYVYYEELITPRVSEVISKETGATLLQLHGAHNISKEDMDKGATFLSLMERNLENLKVGLQCQQK
- a CDS encoding Fur family transcriptional regulator is translated as MDKDLKMTLKTLNLKVTPKRLAILDILAAESGYLGPEEVWQRMKKRFKSIGLPTVYRNLEHLANGGVLIKIIHPDRKLYYYLCRNASHHHHFICVSCKKVEDLSFCGASEIEKEVKNNLKGHVVSHLLQVYGLCEGCSISKTISS